Genomic segment of Hoplias malabaricus isolate fHopMal1 chromosome 14, fHopMal1.hap1, whole genome shotgun sequence:
GCAGCTAACATAAAAGAAGTAGGCAGTCAGTGCTCTataagcatgttgagctgtccagtgatgtTTTAATGAAAAGCAGGGTTTGGCTTCATGTGTCAAAACTGTCCGGATTCATGTCTGAGGAATCATGTGCTCTGTGTGATTagtggtgtttttccactgcttggtacctactctactcactTATTTGTCCATTCCTTAAGACTAAGCATTTTTGAGCCTTTATCCTCTCAGTTTAATTGCACTGTGTGTGTAGTAAACGacaaaatgtctgtttttaGTTATTAGTTgccaaggaaataaaaaaaacatataaataaataaataaataaataaataaataattgaaaatataatcataaaaaagaaaaataatcataaaataaTGTGGACCAATAATTTGTTCTTACCTCCACTCTGTACTGAAAGGCGTCTGGTTGCTTGTTAATGGATTCAGAATATTCCTTTCTTTGCACTGTGGAGTAAATAAAGCAGAATTATAATCATGTGAGCCATGTTCAATGGTTCACACTTATGCTCCTTTTTGAAAGGACTGAGGGCTTTACTCACTGTAGATGGATTTTGCACTGGGCCGAGACATGTCAGACCTTTGAGAATTCGACTCAGGTGAGAAGCTTctacaatgtaaataaaccagaataaataaaacatggggCGGTCATGTATAGAGTGTCACCAGGTGGCGATATAAAATTATGCTGTTTCATAATTTGATGCTAGAAAATGACTTGACACCTCTTTTTAAAAAGCCAGCAAAATGAGTTTTTACGTTACGTCACACACATGCCCAGATGTCATCAGCATTTTTCATACTGAAAACCAAGAATAGCAGCCATCTGCTCTCAAACAGTCAGCGATGCTCGAGACAGCAGCTGAGGATTTGGAGTAACTCTGAGAGAGATTTCTGAACTGAGTTTAGCTTGTACCTCGGCTGAAAAGCGGGGACTTCGTTCTTCCTGTACATTCTCAACTCGTGACGTCCCACAGATTATAACAGAAATGACaccttgttaaaaaaaaacaaaacaaaagaaaaaaacatttaaataaatgtatcccCCTCAGTTTAAAGTCCTCATTTGGTCATTgatatggaagcaaatctgtctcatcagactttgaaatattaccaccttttaatttgtagcactgaatttgtttgcactgaaattatgcatctgaatataattgctcttaaatagaattttcaagaacaagttttcactgttatcaagctcaaaaaaattcaaacatatttcgaagttgctcaaatgtggtagacgaaattcagatacacatccgggacaccaaggatgagcaatcgattcatttggatttcctctttcacattaaatgctgcactagttccattctgtcgccgctagatggcgaaataccaacacaacttccacaccgtagaaaaactacacgtttagcttccttccgcggatattatctctttattttcaaagtgtctgaaaaatctgaaaggctcactaaagacacaatataacagactattacaATTCTggagatgaagaaattttactgtggaaattatttgtaatggccctgtgaacagagcatgtgaaatgacagaatgtggaaacaCGAACTGTGGGGATAAAGCCATGTGCAAATTACAacaccccatgaaagccttgttctttttaaacatatttaaacatatgtatatttgactttcatttgaacagcactaagaaatggagcttatacaaataaaactgaagaaattacttataaacataggttGTACAGTGTAATTGGCTTTGGCAGAGTATTcagcaaatttttcatgggcgcaacccacacactcagctctactgctcctcccacaaaagcatgttccttacaaatgtgagACCactgaaaagggaaattaacaggcttttcaactgtataaaatgtattgccaagaagcattgttacaacaaataaataatctacaaacacaaatatatatatttataataatattagaaataaccagacattgttaatatacacacagaaattcagtgtttaaacaaacacaactttatgaattaaactgtGCACTTtgtgatattatatttttactacACCTTCTGTGAGATCAGtttcagattcttgataatctgacaattaaaaaataaaaatgccataggacaTATACTCCACAGTTCGtgtttccacattctgtcatatcacatgctctgttcacagggccgttacaaaacatttccacagtaaaatttcttcatcttcgggatatcaatagtctgttttattgtgtttttagtgagcctttcagatttttgagacactttgaaaataaacagataatatCCACGGACTacgctaaacgtgtagtttttctaCGGTGTGAAAGTTGTGTtggtatttcgccatctagcggcgacagaatggaactagtgcagcatttaaggcgaaagagaaaatccaaatgaatcgattgctcgtccttggtgtcccggatgtgtatctgaattttttgtaactcgtattttggtatctgaatttcgtctaccgaatttgagcaacttcgaaatattcattctttatctgtaaccgctgatcaaattcagggtcgcggtgggtccagagactacctggaatcattgggcgcaaggcaggaatacaccctggagggggcgccagtccttcacagggcaacacagacacacacacctacggacattttggagtagccaatccacctaccaacgtgtgtttttggactgtgggaggaaaccggagcacccggatgaaacccacgcggacacggggagaacacaccaactccacccggagcgggaatagaacccacaacctccaggcccctggagctgtgtgactgcgacacctacctgctgcgccaccgtgccgccacaacttcgaaatatattgtttgaatttttttgagcttgaatttttttatctgagtttattaaccttgaataataacagtgaaaacgtgttcttgaaaattctatttaagagcaattatattcagatgcataatttcagtgcaaaaaaattcagtgctacaaattcaaaggtggtaatatttcaaagtctgatgagacagatttgcttccataaatTGATTAAACCACTAAATACGAACGTATCTTTATTTATGCATTTCCTGTCTCTAACTGTATACTGTTCAGTGATGAGTCAGGTGCAATGAAAAAACACTTCCTAGCCCAGGGCGCcacacacagggacacttttgagtagtaaATCCACCgttcaatgtgtgtttttttgattGTGGGtgtaaaccagagcacccagatgaaacccacacagacacggggagaatacactaaactcctcacagtgacctgaggtgggggtcgaatccacaaccccaagaccctgaGCTGTGGCATTATCCATTGCACTACTGTGCCACTCAAATCTCAGTTCATCACAGTGACAGAATCCACCTTAATTTAgtacctttcatttcatttttttcatataCGGTTATataaaaattttaattgttcccaCATTCATCTCCATTTACCACTCTGCCCCACAAGTTGACAGGATTTGTTCCTAAGATTTGGGACAtaaaaaccctggctgtctagTTTCTTTCGAGACAAAGAAATTCTGAGCCATGACACTGACTAATTTATCACTAACAATATAGACAGTCTTCTTAGACTAATTTACATTATCACAGCATTGAATTAAGACATATGGAGTAAATAGCCTACTGTAGCCATATTAAAGAAATAACTTTTGGAAATAGCCTCAGCAATAACAGCACAAATATTGTAAAATTTGTGTAAACACTGCTATATTTTCCCTCCCCTTCTCTTATTACACTCCAGCAAGACACTTGTTTCTTATTAGACATTTTCAGTAATTGTTCAGATACACATTAAACATTTTCACTAAGTTTGATTGTTACTGAGAGTCACTTTTTaggaaaatatatacattagaTTATTTGCTTTCTTTGGAACAAAAATCAGCAGCGCTAACTACAGACTACCACTGCCCCAATTTCTTATAATTTGACATATTACTACATTGGTCATTATTACAAATTCCAATTAAATATCTTCCCATCTTGTTTGCCCTCTGAACTATCTCCCTTATACATTCTAAAATTAGTGTCCGTTTCCTATCACAGATCTACTGGACATTACCTTACAGAAGATTTGGTTAGTTTCCACTGTAACATTCCATTCTCAAGGCGAGCGATCCACCATTTAGAAATCCTTGCAAGGAAAAAGGCAGAAATATCCTGAACTTCCTGCTTAGTAAAAGCAGGTGCAAAGTCCAGATGCACTTGTAAGAGTAGACAGGAAGTGGAATATGGGCAGATTCAAGTCAGTGGAATGGAAAGTCCTCTAGTTCAAAATTGTATCAAGCCTAGTTGTCCACGTTCCCCCTTCTGTTGTAGTTCTATGTAGTCCCAGACTGGTTCTGGAACAAAGAATACCAGAAACTcttgaatattttatttggaATCACTAGGTCACATCACCGGTTCAAAGGTTGGGAACACCTCATGTACCAAGCAGAGTGAAAGGATCAAGATGACGCACAAATTACAAATGCCAAGAACTTCAACCTGTTGGAGAGACTAACCCAAAGATAGTATTTATGGCCACCATAGGTGTAAAATGCCTACCTGATGGTTCTCGCTTGATAATTAACATCCTTCCCACACAAGAACCACCACCATTCATAATCAGTGACGTAAGCATGAGCCAGCTGTATAAAAACTGGAAGCAGTGAACTAAAAATAACAAGGGCTTACTCTCCACAATAAATAGACGGGAGCCATTTTGTCTATAaccaaatattttattcaatagGTGTATGTACACAATCCGACCAACTTTATGAGCAAATAGTTTagtattcattgattcattcaaaaGCAGGTGATTTCATCCTGGACACCGAGCATGAGATTGGAAGGGGTCCATCAGTGGAAACTCACACTGTGGCCCTCGCCTGGGTGGTCTTAGCCAGCACCTTCAGATCTGAGATACACTTGGCAATACTCTCCTTCtcctataaaacacacacacacacaaaataaaataaaaataaataaaaagggaatggtgaaagaaaaaaattattagGTGAAGGTGAAGAATCTGACAAATGAGTTCCAGGATGACATCATTTTAACAAGACTGGCTTAACTTTTACACTTTtgattcagtattttaaaaagaCATTCAAGTATACGAGGGAATCAGGTAATTATAAAATGTCTCCATCTAGTGGTGAACAAGAATAGATTTCTTCAACATAATCTATTGGCCGCCGATATATTGTGCATCAATTGTATTACTTATATATATGCAATTACTAATCTATAACACTCAGATCACATATCTATGCTCACAAATCTAAAACGGACTGATCAGCGATTGAACTGTATTGGGTTTCAATACAAAATGTTCATGACTAGTTAGAGTAAAAACGTTACCTCTTGTTTGTGAAAGATTTTACTAAACTCCAGCAATAAAATTTTAACAAATTACCCTAAACATGCATTATCCTTACCTTTGCATGTACCTGATAAATGGTGTATGGACAgaatatttaaagtaaaaatgttataacaatttaaaatccATACACAAACAGCAAGCTGCTATACCTGCTGAGGCGTGATACTCTTGATGACACTCTGTTCAACCCAATTGACCATGTGTTCCTGCTCCATGCGACGTTGCAGATTCTGAAGCTCAACCTGGTAGTCCAGCCTCTTCTTCACTTCATTGGTGACCATGTGCAGCCGTTCCCTGAAGTTGATATCTAGCAGCATGGCAACATTGTTCTGCAgaggttttaaaaaaagtagaaataaaacaaaaaggcaGGTTATCACAAAAAACACTGGCCAAAATCTTCATAACACACCGTTTCTGATTACAAGGCAGTTTTGGTGGTtaagtatttttatatataaagcacATAGATTATTCACCCTCTTAGCATCAAAAAGCATCTGTCTTCCTTCTGCCCTCCACTGCTCCTTCTTCTCATCTTCAATGGCTTGAGCCAGGCTTTTCATGGCCAGGTCTTTCACCTCCTGGGCCTTTGCCACTTTCTCCTACATAGAGAGGTGGTCACAGAAAGTGGACAATCAAACACATTGATCAAAAATGGCCTTAAAACAATGCACTGTCACTGTGTGTTTGAGCCTTGCtaccggtgactgtctgtggagtttggtgtgctcatGTATGAGTGAGGTTCCTCTGGGTGCCCTGGTTTCCTCTGAGGGTTGAAAAAACCTGTTGGTAGGTTCACTGGCTATtgaaaagtgtccatgggtttGAAtgcatgtgtaagtgtgtgttgccctgcaaggtactggcacccactccagaGTGTAGCCCTGCGTAGCACCTggtgattccaggaaggctctagacccaccatgaccctgaactggataagcttatagttacagataatgaatgaataaataattaagacAGCTAGTTAGATAATTTGGCCACTTCAGACTTAATACAATTTAACCTTTCAGATAAACAgtaatttttaaacacaatatgCATTACATGGCAAATAATAATCAGCCAATATTTCACAATTGTGTATATTTGACATACTGCTAGGTATGAATCTAATATTGCTGAACTTAATTGACTCTATCCTAGTCAATTTCACTTGAACAGTTTCCCATTACCGCCGTTAAAATCACTACTGCTACCAATCAGTGACATTATGTTGACAGTTAGTGTACTGCTAGTTACTTCCAGAATTTCAAGTTTATTTTATACCAAAGAATGTCTGCACTTTAATCACATAATTGTGAACCAGTTTTTGCAAGACTTTACTTACACAGTCATCTTAATTTCAGCTGAACTacttaatatttttgtaattatgAACATTATTCAACAAAACCCACCTCATTCAATTTGTCTGCAAAAGCTCCGACCTTGGGACCAAATTTAGTGACACCGTAAATGATAACTGCACCAATGGAAGCAGCAGCGACAGTCTCATGGTTGATGACATAGATCTCCTTGGAGAGCATGTAGAGCAGAAGACCAGTGCCTAGCATATAAGGTCCTGGGAAAGACAACGTCATTAAGCATGAGGCAGCTTGGTTGTTTGGGTCTTGTCAGTTGCAACAGACTACTAAAATTAATTAGTGATTATGACGGTCATGATTACCTGATTACATAAGGTTAAACATCAAATTAAACCGGATACTTTACAGCAATTACTTTCAAAATATTGTGGTTTATTACATTTCGTcgatgtccaattaaaaacacatatctctagcttttcaaaaacaggaaaaggcTCTAGTTCTCTGACTGTagctgtaaaaataaaccacagataaCGCTGTTTATACCCATTAaagctcagaaatgtaaaaatatctttattgggacacatgtccaaaagtttcatATGTAAAACTGATTGGTGTATTGGATGTGTATTTTGTAGACAGTAAATATTCACTGAATTCCAACAAGCCTCATACAACTCCCTGTATCCACAGCCTGCAGCGTATTCTCCTAAAATACTGCAGCTATGAATCCACGTTTTAGCAAAAGCAGAGTCTATCGTTACTATGCTTGAGCAAAATCAGCATGTTTAATCATCCTTGTGATTGATTATAGTCACGCTGGTCTAATATTTCACTTGAGTAAACATCCTATCAGATGTTAACTTTAGCACGGACACTCAGATTACAGGGAGAATGGAGGAGATGCGTGGTTTTGAAGGACAGGTCTAGCAGCTAATGGAGATTCTGGTTAAATGAACTGTGTGatttttcagcttttcattggtcattttGATATTAGCTGCTATGAATAGACAGAGATTAATgcccacatttaacacatgTAAAAGGTGAAAACCactaaaaatggagatgcatgtttttaaatggacagtgacgatttataaaaaaacaagctCTATATAATCAatttttcataaaaacattacaaatgttTCTCAAACTTTATAACAGCATGAGTTTGATGCAGCTTCCCTACATCATGTCACTCTCctcattttgaatatttgtaTATCTATACCTGTGACACCAGTCTTTGGGTACAGCAGTGTGAAGAGCTCCTCAGGGAATATTCCGTGACGGACTTTTCCACCCTTCTCTGGCAGAGGGGGCACGGGTGCCTGACATTGAGGGGATGAGTGGAGGGAACGAGAAGCTTGCACtacactaaaaaaataaaaataaataaataaggacaCATTATGAGAAAACAAGAATGGCAGAGAAAATTGCACATTTCATAAGCAATATATTTAAGAAAATGGTCCACCAACATGCTGTAGTTTAGATTATAACATTATGCAAAATAATAAGCTTTCAACTGAATACCTCctataaatgtatacatttcttATAAAACATAAAGCTTACATACCATGCTCCAAACGATCCACTGTTTTTCAGAGCAGAACCTGTAGACAGAGAACAAAACATAAGGATCCAACTCTCAGTGTCGCACTTATTTACACTGAATTCAGTTCTTTCAATAAACAAAAACCCTGCTAACTAATACAGTTTGCAGCAATAAGTCCTACATAATTACACATCATAATTAGGGCTTATATATTGAAAAAATTACTTAAAAGAGCAAAATTGCCCTAATGTCTACATGTGGACATATTTCCGCGGTTCTCAACAATAACCTGGGGCATGAACATTGGCAGATATGTTTGACTAGAAAGTGGTCAACTCGGATATGATGCCATTTCTAGCTCCGACATCAGACTTTTGAGGTAAGTGGAAAGCTGTATTATTACTCCACCCCTCATTACAAAGCTCCACCCCAAAAgctgacaggattggttccttaggtttaacACATCAGAAAGTCTGGCTGTTCACATCTGCGCATTTGAGACTGTCTTACTGCTTATTTCAGTCATGAAAATACTTCTGGCATATAAACAACACAACTC
This window contains:
- the atp5pb gene encoding ATP synthase F(0) complex subunit B1, mitochondrial produces the protein MLSRLVLVSGSALKNSGSFGACVVQASRSLHSSPQCQAPVPPLPEKGGKVRHGIFPEELFTLLYPKTGVTGPYMLGTGLLLYMLSKEIYVINHETVAAASIGAVIIYGVTKFGPKVGAFADKLNEEKVAKAQEVKDLAMKSLAQAIEDEKKEQWRAEGRQMLFDAKRNNVAMLLDINFRERLHMVTNEVKKRLDYQVELQNLQRRMEQEHMVNWVEQSVIKSITPQQEKESIAKCISDLKVLAKTTQARATV